The nucleotide window GCACACCCCGATCACTCAGGGTCACCAGGCGGGCGCGGCGGTCGGTCGGGTCGGGCACCCGGGTGAGGTAGCCCGCGGCTTCCAGCTGGTCGACGATGCCGCCCGCGGTCTGTTTGGTGACACCCGCCTGCTCGGCGAGGTCGGTCAGCCGCATCGGCTCGGGCGCCAGCCGTTGCAGCACCCGGGACTGCGCCGGGGTGATGTCGCCGGCCCCTTCTTCGGCGATCCGTGCCAACACCCGACGCTCGGTCGCGCGGTGGGCGATGAACATCAGGACGGCGATCTGCGGCTGGTCGTCGGACACCCCATTGACGTTAGTACGAAGACCTGACTAATATCAGTCAGGGAACCTGACTATCGATCCGTGGTGGGAGCGATCATGGACACCGACCTCATCTGGCAACACATCGACGAGCAACGGCTCGAACTCGCCGCGCTGATCGAGACCCTCACCCCCGAACAACTCGCCACCCCGTCGCTCTGCGACGCGTGGACGGTGCGCGACGTCGCGGTCCACCTCACCCACTCACACACCTCACCGATACGCGCGATGCTCGCTGCATGCCGGTACGGGTTCCGGTTCGACACGATGATCCGCGAACTCGCGTTGCGCGACCACACCTCGGCCGACGAGGCGGCCGACACGTTGCGCGCCATGGTCGGGTCCCGCCGTCATCCGATCGGGACGACCCCGATGGCACCGCTCCTCGACTCGCTCCTGCACGGGCAGGACATCACGGTGCCCCTCGCCATCGACCGGACGATGCCGCCCGACGCCGCGACGGCGTGTGCCGCCTACCTGTGGTCGACCGGATTTCCGTTCCATGCGCGGCGACGCAACGCCGGACGACGGTTCGTGGCCACCGACAGCGGGTTCGCGGTCGGCGAAGGTGAAGTCGTCGAGGCACCGATTCGCGACATCGTGATGCTGTTCGGCGGGCGGTCCGGCGCCGCCGGGGTGCTGGCGCCCTCCCCCTGAGAGCGCCTGCGTCAGAGCGTGATGTCCGGCGGCTTCTGATCGCCGAGCGTTCGGAAGTACTCGTCGGAGTTGGGGAAACCGAGGCCGGCGAGTCCCGCGCCGGGCGTGACGTCGGGCAGGACCGGTTCGATGACGCGCTCGGCGTCGAGCAGTTCGTCGATGCTCGAGAACCCGGAGACGTAGTTGAGCTGCGACCACGTCGGCGGCATGAGGAAATGCGCGCCCGCCGCCCATGAGTCGATCGCGACCCGGGCATTCACCCACCTCGCGACCTCGGCTTCGGTGGTCTCGGCGTCGGCATGCTGCCCGTCGGGCATCGCCGCCAGGAAGAACCGGGTGTCGTAGCGTCGCTTCTCGTTGACCGGGGTGATCCAGTGGGCGAGCGGCCGCAGCAGATCGGCACGCAGCGTGAGCCCGCGCGAGGTGAGGAACTGCGCGAACGACAACGACTTCTCGACGAGGCGTCGCCGATCGTCGGCCAGGCCGGCAGGGTCGGCGAACGCGCCGTCGGCGTCCGTCGCGAGCAGGACGCCGCACTCCTCGAAGGTCTCGCGGACCGCAGCGCACACCAGCGCCTGCGCGGTCTCGGCGTCACTGGCGAACTGCGTGGCCCACCAAGCTGCGTCGGGACCGGTCCACGCCAGGTCGGCGTCGGCGTCGCGCTGGTCCACCCCGCCGCCCGGGAACACCGTCATGCCGCCCGCGAAGGCCATCTGCTTGACGCGGCGTTGGAGGAACACCTCGATGCCCTCGGCGGCGTCGCGGACGAGCACGACCGTCGCGGCGTCCCGCAACGGCGCGGACACGAC belongs to Gordonia sp. KTR9 and includes:
- a CDS encoding maleylpyruvate isomerase family mycothiol-dependent enzyme, which produces MDTDLIWQHIDEQRLELAALIETLTPEQLATPSLCDAWTVRDVAVHLTHSHTSPIRAMLAACRYGFRFDTMIRELALRDHTSADEAADTLRAMVGSRRHPIGTTPMAPLLDSLLHGQDITVPLAIDRTMPPDAATACAAYLWSTGFPFHARRRNAGRRFVATDSGFAVGEGEVVEAPIRDIVMLFGGRSGAAGVLAPSP
- a CDS encoding MarR family transcriptional regulator encodes the protein MFIAHRATERRVLARIAEEGAGDITPAQSRVLQRLAPEPMRLTDLAEQAGVTKQTAGGIVDQLEAAGYLTRVPDPTDRRARLVTLSDRGVRLCEVAAREVEVQEQEWREHLGAEQFAALEAAMRSLREVTDPYR
- a CDS encoding NUDIX hydrolase, encoding MTSTEPGPGVVSAPLRDAATVVLVRDAAEGIEVFLQRRVKQMAFAGGMTVFPGGGVDQRDADADLAWTGPDAAWWATQFASDAETAQALVCAAVRETFEECGVLLATDADGAFADPAGLADDRRRLVEKSLSFAQFLTSRGLTLRADLLRPLAHWITPVNEKRRYDTRFFLAAMPDGQHADAETTEAEVARWVNARVAIDSWAAGAHFLMPPTWSQLNYVSGFSSIDELLDAERVIEPVLPDVTPGAGLAGLGFPNSDEYFRTLGDQKPPDITL